A DNA window from Chrysemys picta bellii isolate R12L10 unplaced genomic scaffold, ASM1138683v2 scaf193, whole genome shotgun sequence contains the following coding sequences:
- the LOC135978262 gene encoding maestro heat-like repeat family member 5 has translation MGFPCEIFLCSSCHLSPATSEELSLPLDNHKGLSVPCSRAMIEFENPQLPAVFREAVTIVQSQKEDEQRHIAMTFCTELLQSPSIETIVTKSELKAQLMEWTQDKNPIIRRLSLRGLGSVVLQPAKVQLLRAQLPAIMDTFDDRNGVCVMEAMHKAGDIIYLLDGEGLGSISQDIAVSLRPFIDDERGNVRSAAILLLGKVVSRVKDPDKGLVQQEMINCLLPLLLHLEDQEERVTLVSATVLISL, from the exons ATGGGATTTCCGTGTGAAATATTCCTCTGttccagctgccatctcagcccagcaactagtgaggaactctctctcccccttgataaccacaagggactttctgttccatgttccagagccatgatcgagtttgagaaccctcagctccctgcagttttCAGAGAGGCCGTCACCATTGTCCAGAGTCAGAAGGAGGATGAGCAGAGACATATCGCCATGACTTTCTGCACTGAG TTGCtccagagtccttccattgagaCGATAGTGACAAAATCAGAGCTCAAGGCGCAGCTCATGGAATGGACCCAGGACAAAAATCCCATCATACGTAGGCTCAGTCTGCGAGGCCTTGGCAGTGTTGTGCTCCAGCCAGCAAAG GTGCAATTGTTACGGGCCCAGCTGCCAGCAATCATGGACACGTTCGATGACAGGAATGGAGTGTGTGTCATGGAGGCCATGCATAAAGCTGGAGACATCATCTACCTCCTCgacggggaggggcttggctccaTCTCCCAGGACATTGCAGTCAGCCTTCGCCCCTTCATTGATGAC GAGAGGGGCAATGTGCGCTCCGCTGCCATTTTACTGCTTGGCAAGGTGGTGAGCAGGGTGAAGGACCCGGACAAAGGCCTGGTGCAGCAGGAAATGATCAACTGcttgctcccgctgctgctgcatctcgaaGACCAGGAGGAGCGTGTGACACTGGTAAGTGCCACCGTCCTTATTTCCTTATAA
- the LOC135978263 gene encoding zinc finger protein 584-like, translating into MVSEEKKQNPQQEDSEQVAPHGGLSHDSRGNVSRHRVQGKACGSQHRPEREQRNQPAEKVGNSINCQGTHQDLLETTAQARIPTGERKDTCTECGKHFTNHSGLLKHQRIHTGERPQECSECEKTFTLSSTLSNHQRIHTGEKPYECCECGKSFTQSSALNKHQRIHTGEKPYECSECGKSFTVSSDLTGHQNIHKGKIPHQCSECGKMFTQSPALITHQRIHTGVRPYECHECGEKFTVKKALNTHQRIHTGERPYECSPTDRYTYLHASSFHPRHITQSIVYSQALRYNRICSNPSDRDKHLQDLYQAFVKLQYPPGEVRKQIDRARRVPRNHLLQDRPNKDNNRTPLAITYSPQLKPLQRIIHDLQPILENDPSLSQTLGGRPVLAYRQPPNLKQILTSNYTPHHRNTNPGTYPCSKPRCLLCPHIYSGNSIRGPNHISHTIKGSFTCTSTNVIYAIMCQQCPSAMYIGQTGQSLRKRINGHKSDIRNGNIHKPVSEHFNLPGHSITDLKVTIIEQKNFRNRLQRETAELKFICKFNTINLGLNRDWEWLAHYRSSFSSPGIDTSSSIIGSGLHPP; encoded by the coding sequence atggtgagtgaggagAAGAAGCAGAATCCTCAGCAGGAAGATTCTGAGCAAGTGGCACCACATGGGGGATTATCGCACGATTCCAGAGGGAATGTGTCCCGACATCGTGTGCAGGGCAAAGCCTGTGggagtcagcacaggccagagagggagcagagaaaccagCCAGCGGAGAAAGTGGGTAACTCCATTAATTGTCAGGGAACTCACCAGGACCTCCTGGAAACCACAGCCCAGGCGAGAATacccacaggagagagaaaagacacatgcactgagtgtggaaaacatttcactaaccactcaggccttttaaaacatcagagaatccacacaggagagagaccccaagaatGCAGTGAGTGCGAGAAAACCTTCACTCTGAGCTCTACCCTTAGtaaccatcagaggatccacacaggggagaaaccctacgaatgctgtgagtgcgggaaaagcttcactcagagctcagcccttaataaacatcagaggatccacacaggggagaaaccctacgaatgcagtgagtgcgggaaaagcttcactgtcAGCTCAGACCTTACTGGACATCAGAATATCCACAAGGGAAAGATACCTCATCAGTGCTCTGAGTGTGGAAAAATGTTCACACAGAGTCCAGCTCTTATTACACATCAAAGGATCCACACTGGAGTGAGACCCTATGAGTGCCATGAATGCGGGGAAAAATTCACTGTCAAGAAAGCCCTCAatacacatcagaggatccacacgggagagcgCCCCTATGAGTGCtcacctactgaccgctacacttacctacatgcctccagctttcatccaagacacatcacacaatccattgtctacagccaagccctaagatacaaccgaatttgctccaacccctcagacagagacaaacatctacaagatctttatcaagcatttgtaaaactacaatacccacctggggaagtgaggaaacagattgacagagcaagacgggtacccagaaatcacctactacaggacaggcccaacaaggacaataacagaacaccactggccatcacatacagtccccagctaaaacctctccagcgcattatccacgatctacaacctatcctggaaaatgatccctcactctcacagaccttgggaggcaggccagtcctcgcttacagacaaccccccaaccttaagcaaatactcaccagcaactacacaccacaccacagaaacaccaacccaggaacctatccctgtagcaaacctcgttgcctactctgtccccatatctactctggcaacagcatcagaggacccaaccacatcagccacaccatcaagggctcattcacctgcacatccactaatgttatatatgccatcatgtgccagcaatgcccctctgccatgtacattggccaaaccggacagtccctccgcaaaagaataaatggacacaaatcggacatcaggaatggtaacatacataagccagtaagtgaacatttcaatctccctggtcattctattacagatttaaaagtcactatcattgaacaaaaaaacttcagaaacagacttcaaagagaaacagcagaattaaaattcatttgcaaattcaacaccattaatctgggcttgaatagggactgggagtggctggctcattacagaagcagcttttcctctcctggaattgacacctcctcatctattattgggagtggactacatccaccctga